The sequence caatattttcaaatactaaatgatttcaactgaaaaagtcatcaacaacaaagttgtatagctcatcaatatctataacttttatttaggtcatttcttcatccgacaaaatgatagtaacattattcacaaatttatatatccctcatagtttataaaaccatataACATAACAGATATACCGTAAAAAAAAGTCCGTACTTTTATTTATGATAAAAACCATATTGATAGATACAAATAATGACTACGGACTCTCTTATTCAGCATATATTGTACGTAATATATGTATCTTAGGTGCATTCATGCATATAGAAACGGATCCTCTAACTTATTACGCTCTCTAACTAATATGTAGGTTTTTAATTATACCGAACCCATATAGTATTAGCTAGTAACCCACGTTAGAGAGCAGTTTATTAGAGGAGACTAGATCCGCTTAACGTAGCTAGTAGGGGCGCTCCCCGTTAATGTTGCCACGCGGGTTGTAGTTGCAGGCGATCAGCGTGCTGCTGCGGCCGTTGATGTTGCAGCCGGTGACGCGGGCGCAGCCGATCTGGGTGGTGCGGCTCCACACCACCTGCGTGTAGTGGCCGCACACCTTCCCGCCGACGCAGCTGTTGCTGCTGTGGTCGTAGTACGGCTTCTCGCCCACCCAACTCCCCATCGCGTCCGCCGGCTTCCCGACCCAGCCGGCGGTGCTGCTCCACCCCCACCACAGGTTCTCGCCGTAGGGCCCCTGTATGTGGTCCGTCCGGCACGTGCTGGCGTGCTCccgggccttcgccgccaccgcctcgctcCACGACACCTGCGCCTTGACGCCGACCGCGGCCCGGGCGTCGTTGTGGAGCTTGACGAACTGTGCCTTCTCGGCGTCCGACAGGTCGGCGGCCATCGTCGTGGTGGTCGCCACCACGATGGTCGCAATGGCCACCGCCAGAGCAAAGGCAGCTCCTTTCTTCGGTACACTTCCCATGGTATCTCCGAATTCACGAGTGATCTTAGTCCTGCTCAGCTTGGCTAGCTATCTGACTGTATGCAGAGGTGATGATTAACGCTTGCAATTAGGCAGTATTTATACTAAATGAGTTTCCtctgcatgcatggatgcaatGTCTCTAATACAATAATTCATTTTTGCTCAATGGTTCTTACGGAAAGATATACCTCGTGCCGGTATATGGATGTAGGGCACATTGGTTCAACTCGGAAAAACGTTATATGCCTATATGTTGTCAACGAGAAACCATCAAACGTTTCATGATCGACGACCATATATAAATGTTACTTTCATGGTTGAGATTTAGCAAATCTGTTCATTCAACTtaacaatcttttttttattaacttaACACATAGTTAACTAGCTAGGTTCACATCCACCAGCGTTATCCTCTCGTTTTAAAAGAATGGTTGACTCGTCTTCCTGTTCCTGCAGCTGGTGGGTTAAATTACCAAACATCAACTCCTAACAAAACCGTTAGACCAACATCAAGCGCAAAATTAGTGTCCTATatagcaaacaaaaaaacataacCAATCGATCCTATTTCTTGGCCTCCCACTCATCAACATTAATTTCAGAAtgtacaaatatatatgttCTAAAAGCCTTGCCTATACGCTTGATATTTATTGCCTATATACCAACATTACGTTGTAatagatgggccttagcccatttaaaaattaattctttagaaaaataaaaaaaggtaacctcatgggatggcatgcatgtggagtttagtgcACCTTGCCTATTCTAGGAGAGGAAAACCTTCTTATAAAGGAGGATGCTCTCCTAGCAACTTGAGACATGCTCTCCTCGCCTGGCATGGCGCGCGCGTACACGatgtacgcgtcgaatggtccgccaaAAATggttcctcacccttgcgcagatgcagtcGCTTTTTACAGTTTTATTTTGCTGCGAGaaattcaaatttgttttttggaAACACTCCGAATAATCAGGTGCGTGAAAttgcgtggagtccggataagttacacgTGACTTATTCAGTTCGGTTATatggagtggagatcgtgcaggCGTCCtgatcaatctagggtttgcctcttCCTCTGTACTACGTCATCACTCGTGGTCTACTTCATCCCGCTCGTCGGTGTGCACCAACTAGGTTGCAGATTATCACGATCTGCTTGATACATAGTATCAATTTGTTGTGCACCAACTAAAGGTTGGTTTGCATTTGCCGTCTTTCTTTGCTTGTTAGCAATTGTGTCTCGCTGAGCGGCcatacttcttcctctctttttagtgAGTGGAAGTTGAGTGGTTTTATTTGGTACCTCCACTCTTTCTAGCGCATTCTGAGCGGGAATGAAAGATTTAGTCACACCTTTATAATTAGTAAATGCATTTGGCAGGTTATTTGCAAGTCTTTGCAAATGTATGATTTTCTGAACTTGGAGTTTAGTTTTAGTAGTACGTGGATCTGAGGTTGGAATACCCTAGGCATCCCAAACAATTTTCTTGCTTTCTTTTTGGTACTTGAAGTCTCCCCCTAATGCTGAGAAATGTTCCTCATCAAAGATAGTGTCAGCGAATCGGGCAGTAAATAGATCACCTGTTAAGGGTTCTAAATACTTTATGGTCGACGGAGATTTAAATCCCACATAGATCCCCACTTTCCTGTGTGGGCCCATAGCGGTACGTTGTGGTGGTGAGATCGGTCTGTATACAGCACAACCAAACTTACgcaaatgggaaatacttggagGATTTCCACATACTAACTGCATTGGGGAAGTTTCATGATATGCAGTTGGTTGTAGTTGGACAAGGTCAGCAGCATGCAGTATCTGCATGACCCCAACATGACGAAGGTAATTTGCAATTCATCAATAATGGTCGAGCAATAAGCTTAATTCTTTTGATCAATGATTCAACCAAACTATTTTGTGTGTGGACATATGGAACAGAATGCTGAACCTGAATTCCCAATGCCATGCAATAATCATCGAAAGCATGAGAGGTAAATTCGACAGCGTTGTCTATACGGATTGATTGAATCCTATGTTCAGGTAATTTGCCTTCAGCCTTATAATTTGAGACATTAGTTTGGAAAAGGCATGGTTTCGTGTCGATAGAAGACACACATGAGACCATCTAGTAGAGGCGTCAATCAAACCATAAAGTACTTGAACGGTCCAGATCTTGGGACAGTAGGGCCACATATATCTCCTTGAATGCGTTCAAGGAATTTAAGTGGTTCGGCTCTAATTTTGAGATAAGATGGTCTCAAAATTAATTTCCTAGTAGCACATGCAGTGCATACGAGATAAGAGGATTTGGGAAATTTGTCAGTGATCAAATGATGACCAATACAGTTGCcaataatttttctcatcatcccAATACTGGGGTGCGCAAGTCGATCGTGCCAAGTGTGGAATgcatcaacattttgaaaaattactttGTACGCAACATGTGCAATGGGCTTAATGTATGTATAGTACAATCCCGATGTGAGAGATGGAATTTTCTTGCAAATGTGTTTGCCATATTCGCTTTGTTTggttaagagaagaaattcttctCGATTATGCATATGGGTTTTAATATGAAACTCATTTTGACGGATATCTCTATAGCTTAGTAGGGTACGGGTTGAATCAGGATACAATAAAGCATCCTCGATTGTAATTTGTGTACCCATTGGGAGTGTAATAATTGCTTGTCCTGAGCCAACTATCACAGTATCGTGCCCAGCAATAGTCAAAATtttgccttctctctttttgagaGTTTGAAAGTATTTGATCTCCCTAAGTATAGAGTTTGTGGTACCACTGTCCACAAGACATAATTCCTCTCCAATCGGAGCGATATCCTTAGACATCTATAGTGAAAGAAGAATTGCTTAGTGAAGAATTCTTTATCcacaatatatacatacacacaataattaaaacatcaaatacataGTATGACGTTTACATAGGTTAATAGTACATACTCTAATGACTAGCAAGTCTTACAACCTTACAATATAAGGGAGTTTGTACATATCTACTTATTACAACCAATATTGTTTGGCAAACTGATAGGATATTAATATACTATTTCAATTACACTAAGATtagagcagcttcatctccaagTGGGACGCACTGAGATTACAGTAAATCTCCAAGTGGGTCCGTTGAGCAGTATTCGATGAGCATGTCATCCATTGCAGAAAGTGCAGCGGTATCCTCTGGGAGAAGAGCGAGGTTGTTCTCTGGTTCAATAGGAGCCTGGTGAGAACTTTCAACCTCAGGTCTTTTTTTTGTAAGATTGAAGTGAGCTTCAAATCTTAATTCCTCAGAAGACTTTGTCTGCTTTAGGGATTTTTGATACTGGAGAAAAATATGTTGTTCGGATGCGGCAATCTTTAGCGACATGATAGTCAGATCCACACCTATTGCAATGCATGTTGCTATTGCCACGAAGTTGTGGTGCCTTTcccttcccttttcctttttgtcgACCATTGGATTTGCGCCTGTATTGTTGCGTTTGTGTTTTCCAGTCAGATTCTTAGGGTTATTCGAGGAATTTCCCTTAAATCCTTTTAGTGCGATACTGTTGGTTCAGTATCCCGTCCTCTGGAAATATAGTTGATAGAgttttctctatcttctctgcTTTCGTTGGCGCTTTTTTCGCAAAACTTCAACTTGGAGCAAATGTTATAAACAACATGATTGTATTCAGCCACAGTTTAAAATCCTGTAGGTGTAAATGAATCTACTCATAATTAGCCTCAGGCCAAATGAGTTCTTTTTGCTGATCATAATGCTCTATTAGAGCTTTCCATAGGTTGAGTGGGCTCGTCTCCAACATGTACTCATGTTTCAGATCTTTATGGATGTAGAGCCTCAGAAGGAAAATGGCAGTATATAACTTTCAGTTCTCAACTGGTGGATCCCCATCATTGGGTTCCACAATTGTATTTGAAATCCcacgagaagaaaaaaattatttagatATCGGAAGCCTAAATTGGGTAGTTACTCCCATCGAGGGCGAGTTCGTCGAACTCTATAGTTGCCATGTCCCTATAATCATGATTAACATTATTAATTTATAgaggtaaattaataaaaacatgatattGAGGTTGTAATCTCAATGCAAATTGTAAGACTTCATATTCTGTAATGTTTCGAAAAGATGTAGGTAATAGACCTTACAATTTGAGTTAGAATTCGAAATTAGATGGCACAATGTGGATAATCTCCAAGTAATTAAACAATGGAGTAGATCACTTAATAGTTGGCAAGTTAGACTTGCTACCTAAAACATGGTCTCCAGGCTAATATATTCTGGTGAATATACCGCAGCCAATGTTTAGGACTCCACTACCTTGTGCTCatccaaatttcaaataatctaatttttcaaaacatattcTCGGAAAATAACACATGTGGGTAATCATCGTTAGATGTAGACCTCCATGTGATGGGCGAGATTCTCGCTGCCTAGGTTATGACCAATGTAGCCAATTTGTAGGACTCCATCGGGtaatcatctcaaaatatagacCACTTAATGATGGGTGATTTACTCGCTGCCTAGGTTATGACCAGTGTGGCCAATTTGTAGGACTCCATCAACATGTGTTTAAATTCCAAGTCAAAATGTGTAGTCGAACATGCATTAAAAATTCTCCATTAACCATGTTGTAcataattaagagaatttgctaaattaaagtacaaaatttatagaattttgtaaattaatgaagcGAGGAAGTAGAGCGTGTCTCGAAATAATATGCAAAAGGCATTTTATTAAGACAACACGAAATTTAGTGAAGCAGAGTATTTAAATAAACACATATGTCACATGACATATAGCATTAGAAGTCTAAAGGACTATGACATAATTGTCATTACAACTGATGTACTCATATATGTACCGATTTAACTAAATTATCAAAGATATAGGGACTAATAAGAAAATGCTgctaaattagaaaataaaaactaaaaagaaaatgatagtaTGGGATGGTTAGAAAAGTTACCATTACtgcgtggttggttccacccctgacctccttgtggacgatacccgttgttgttgttgttgttgcccatgtacatcgcctcttCACGGGTTTCCAggcagtcattcccagaatgacccATGCCACCGCAGACCTCACACGtgacgtgtgagtccaaggctTTAACGGAGCCTTATGGCCGTTTGTCGTAGTCGTCCAAtcgcttcatgaggaggtccagcttggtGGCAAGTATttccgtctccttgacggtgtgcatgcctcgctgacgggttTGGAGTcattcctcgctccaacccatattagagaccatcttctctattagatCAATGGTTCCTCGAACTGTCttagagaagaaggctcctcTAGCTGCCGCATCCAGGTGGTCACGGGACATGGGAGTGAGTCCATTGTAAaagttctgcaggatcagccattcgtccatcccatgatgaggacaggcggccacgtaTTCCTAAAGTCGTTCCCATGCTTCAGGAATGGACtcgtcccttgtctgctggaaacttgaAATTCTTCCGCGTAGGGCGTTGGTTTTGCCCATGGGAAAGAACTTCGAGAGGAATATCGTGGCCATCTGTCCCAGGTGTTGATCGTAGCATAGTTGGCATAAAACCACTGCTTCGCTTTCCCAAGGAGGGAAAACAGAAACAGTCGTAGCCTGACGGCGTCTGGACTGACATCCTTcatggtgtacgtgctacagatctccaggaactgcTGGAAATGAGCATTGGCATTCTCATTATGCTTGCCGCAGAATGGGCTAGCCCATGCCATCGTGATGAGGTTGGACTTCAGATTGAAATCCACGTCCCCCATGTTGAtctgcggcccaatggccacattgtcagcagagggagcagcgaattCACGGAGGGTCTTGTCAGCCATAGTACTGAAGGTCGGTGGTgctggtacggctggtttctttgttggtagagttttctgcggagcGATGACTCGCGGCttgacgctccggaagaaagcttctagATTTTCCTTAAAGTTttccggcaagttgaaaccagtcatgcactacacTGTTTCCACagcaaaagtgaaaacaacaaAGGTTAGCCTACAAAGGGCAgtgattatacagaggtaaatataaagtactaGTTCGGGTAAtatctattatgaatcttccccggcaacggcgccagaaatgcttgttggtattttttaacagcattactagaaatataattcccaacaatggcgtagaaatactcctggtatattatggttacagagtttatccccaagtttcggctggcggccttcTCCGTTGCTTCTCTTCGTAGACTTGTaagttttggcccaattcatcgtgtcaattctgagttcttgtcccattcatacataaatctgattctcgacatcgtccgattgatttatcgtctgattcgatgtcgattctccttcactttatgtttattctctgcaaaaagtTAGTGAACCTAATattagtggaatattattattctgtcatgtttatgcattgcaagcataactaattctcctttattttagtaatatgacggtcgaaactgattactaacgaccgtcaacaccgaTCTCACCACCACAGCGTACTGCTATGGGCCCACACATGAAATCTCCGTCGATCATAAAGTATTTAGAACCCTTAACAGGTGATCTATTTACTGCCCAGTTCGCTGACACTATCTTTGATGAAGAACATTTCCCGGCATTAGGGGGAGACTTCAAGTACCAGAAAGAATGCCAAAAAATTGACTAGGATGCCCAGGGTATTCCAGCCTCAGATCCACGTACTACTGAAACTGAACTCCAAGTTCAGAAAATCATACATTTGCAAAGACTTGCAAATAACCTGCCAAATGCATTTACTAATTATAAAGGTGTGACTAAATCTTTCATTCCCGCTCAGAATGCGTCAGGAAGAGTGGAGGTACCAAATAAAACCACTCAACTTCCACTcactaaaaagagaggaagaagtatgGCCGCTCAGCGAGACACAATTGCTAACAAACAAAGAAAGACGGTAAATGCAAACCAACCTTTAGTTGGTGCACAATAAGTTGATACTATGTATCAAGCAGATTGTGATAATCTGCAACCTAGTTGGTGCACGTCGATGAGTGAGATGAAGTAGACCACGAGTGATGACGTAGTACAGAGGaagaggcaaaccctagattgatcaGGACGcctgcacgatctccactccatATAACCGAACTGGATAAGTCAcgtgtaacttatccggactccacgcaaTTTCACGCACCTGATTATTCGGAGTGTTTCCaaaaaacaaatctgaatttcccgcagcaaaataAAACTGTAAAAAGCgactgcatctgcgcaagggtgagaaaccatttttggcggaccattcgacgcgtacatCGTGCACGCGCGCGCCATGCCAGGCGAGAAGAGCATGTCTCAAGTTGCTAGGAGAGCATCCTCCTTTATAAGAAGGTTTTCCTCTCCTAGAATAGGCAAGGTgcactaaactccacatgcatgccatcccatgaggttaccgttttttatttttctaaagaattaatttttgaatgggctaaggcccatctatTACAACGTAATGTTGGTATATAGGCAATAAATATCAAGCGTATAGGCAAGGCTTTTAGaacatatatatttgtacaTTCTGAAATTAATGTTGATGAGTGGGAGGCCAAGAAATAGGATCGATTGGTTATGTTTTCTTTGTTTGCTATATAGGACACTAATTTGGCGCTTGATGTTGGTCTTTGTTAGGAGTTGATGTTTGGTAATTTAACCCACCAGCTGCAGGAACAGGAAGACGAGTCAACCATTCTTTTAAAACGAGAGGATGACGCTGGTGGATGTGAACCTAGCTAGTTAAGTATGTGTTAagttaataaaaaaagattGTTAAGTTGAATGAACAGATTTGCTAAATCTCAACCATTGAAGTAACATTTATATATGGTCGTCGATCATGAAATGTTTAATGTTTCTCGttgacaatattttttttagagaagggtattttttacccggcctctatatccaatcggatatatatggccattgaaatagggaacttagtcCCGCAAACAACCCAgtctgaaattcgctccatagAAGATTTcaactcaggaccttggggtaCTACATATAGGCATATAACGTTTTTCCGAGTTGAACCAATGTGCCCTACATCCATATACCAGCACGAGGTATATCTTTCCGTAAGAACCATATAGCAAAAATGAATTATTGTATTAGAGACattgcatccatgcatgcagaGCAAActcatctatctatcttctattatatactaaaagtccatgaaacttcCTACGAATACTCATAAGCCGCCATGTGTCGCTCCTACAATCGCTCTTAAACCACCAAGTGACACTACaaaatctaaccgttgatttttctttaaattggtgggtccaatattatcaGCCATTAgatctaataaaaaaacaaaattcccCTCTCCACATATATCGATCTCCCCTCTCCGGttggtacgtacgtacgtacgtaggtAACTCCTCCCCTCATCTCATTTTTACTTTCCTAATCTCCAATCTCCAATTTAAGCCACatatcttattttaattttaacaaaataagtaatttaagatcGTTCTATGCGCCATATGCTTTATATGGCAACTAGATAAAACAAggaaatatttttaactataaaaaagttaacagcatatattattttactttAAATAATTCTACAAACAGGTGTCTCTAAATTATATCCACGATATCCAATCTATCTATAAAAGTCCATCAAATTTCCTATAAACGTATCTAAATACCATGTGACACACATATAAATGCTTCTATAACGCCACGTGACgttctaataaattagataaaaaacaaattttcacTAAAACAACTAGCTCTAATAAATTTCTGTTTAACCGTTCTCTCATTATAACTAAATTAACAATATAAGATACATATGCCTATATTTTGCTATATAATTATAGCATTTGGGCACAGTTCACCTGTGCACTTTGTAGCCATCTAAATACCTTAAAGTATTACAACAAATATTATATCACTATGAATCATTCTACATTCTATAAACATGCATAGCTAAATTAAATCTATAGTATcgaaatagaaataaaaaaaacatattcaatttgacaatagaaaaagaaataattcaACAATACAAGTCACACCatgatatattttgaaacatgtaTAGCTAAACTCACACTATATAAGCAAGAATAACTAACTGAAATATAGATAGTCTGAGCCACTGCATAAGCAATTGAGTGCCTTTAACTAAAGaaaatattatgtttttttctaaatgtgcTCAAATAATCCAAACAAGCTAAATGATCTTCTATAAGTTTTGATTAATATTCTGCCTTTATAAGTTTCTCAAACACAGTCTACGATTCATGCCCACGCGAATGCGTGGGCTACCTTCCTTGTTTAGTATAAATACTGCCTAATTGCAAGCGTTAATCATCACCTCTGTGTACAGTCACATAGCTAGCCAAGCTGAGCAGGACTAAGATCACTCGTGAATTTGGAGATACCATGGGAAGTGTACCGAAGAAAGGAGCTGCCTTTGCTCTGGCGGTGGCCATTGCGACCATCGTGGTGGCGACCACCACGACGATGGCCGTCGACCTGTCGGACGCCGAGAAGGCACAGTTCGTCAAGCTCCACAACGACGCCCGGGCCGCGGTCGGCGTCAAGGCGCAGGTGTCGTGgagcgaggcggtggcggcgaaggcccggGAGCATGCCAGCACATGCCGCACGGACCACATACAGGGGCCATACGGTGAGAACCTGTAGTGGGGGtggagcagcgccgccggctGGGTCGGGAAGCCAGCGGACGCGATGGGGAGCTGGGTGGGCGAGAAGCCGTACTACGATCGCAGCAGCAACAGCTGCGTCGGCGGGAAGGTGTGCGGCCACTACACGCAGGTGGTGTGGAGCCGCACCACCCAGATCGGCTGCGCGCGCGTCACCGGCTGCAACATCAACGGTCGCAGCAGCACGCCGATCGCCTGCAACTACAACCCGCGTGGCAACATTAACGGGGAGCGCCCCTACTAGCTACGTTAAGCCGATCGAGTCTCCTCTGATGAACTAGCTGCTCTCTCTAACGTGGGCTACTAATATATGGGTTCGGTA is a genomic window of Oryza glaberrima chromosome 7, OglaRS2, whole genome shotgun sequence containing:
- the LOC127780444 gene encoding pathogenesis-related protein 1-like; this translates as MGSVPKKGAAFALAVAIATIVVATTTTMAADLSDAEKAQFVKLHNDARAAVGVKAQVSWSEAVAAKAREHASTCRTDHIQGPYGENLWWGWSSTAGWVGKPADAMGSWVGEKPYYDHSSNSCVGGKVCGHYTQVVWSRTTQIGCARVTGCNINGRSSTLIACNYNPRGNINGERPY